One window of the Gimesia sp. genome contains the following:
- the tig gene encoding trigger factor, translating into MSDDLATTEETVSTEGEYKMSATADIKEVGPCKKHVTVSVPRSDIEHFYSESVSELGDQATVPGFRVGHVPKKLIEKRFRQELNDQVKQRVLMESLELIAEDNDLDPINEPTIDVESLEIPEDGEFTFEFEVEVRPDFKLPEYKGLSLERPVREIGDKDIEEYLNRFLGQYGEMEERKGAAEKEDYLELSIKFEHDGKPLSEIAELVVPLRPILRLRDAEIKDFGEVMADVKAGDTRETELEVSAEADQIEMRGEKVKATFTVKTVKFIQPPEINEELLERIGAESEEELREEIKNILERQVTYEQRQSTRTQVLEKITESADWDLPETLVSKQVENALRREILEMQQAGFSRQDIQARENELRQQAISSTRQALKEHFVLDKIATTENLMVDPSEIDMEIYYMAMQQGESPRRVRARMVKSGMIENLEAQLRERKAVDVILEKAEYKETEMKKPEENKVSAIARSVCSSFAGSAAEAEEEEAAEEEGEE; encoded by the coding sequence GTGTCTGACGATCTCGCAACGACAGAAGAAACCGTCTCCACCGAAGGCGAGTATAAAATGTCTGCGACCGCCGATATTAAAGAGGTGGGTCCCTGTAAAAAACATGTGACTGTATCAGTCCCCCGTTCTGACATCGAGCACTTCTACTCTGAGTCTGTCTCTGAACTGGGTGATCAGGCAACAGTTCCCGGTTTCCGCGTCGGCCACGTTCCCAAGAAGCTGATCGAAAAACGTTTCCGCCAGGAACTCAACGATCAGGTCAAACAGCGGGTCCTGATGGAAAGCCTGGAACTGATCGCAGAAGACAACGATCTGGATCCGATCAACGAGCCAACCATTGATGTCGAAAGCCTGGAAATTCCAGAAGACGGCGAATTCACCTTCGAATTTGAAGTCGAAGTTCGTCCTGACTTCAAACTGCCCGAATACAAGGGGCTGTCGCTGGAACGTCCTGTCCGCGAAATCGGCGACAAAGACATCGAAGAATACCTGAACCGCTTCCTCGGCCAGTACGGCGAAATGGAAGAACGGAAAGGTGCTGCAGAAAAAGAAGATTACCTCGAACTGTCAATCAAGTTCGAACACGACGGCAAGCCACTCAGCGAAATCGCCGAACTGGTTGTTCCGCTCCGTCCGATCCTGCGTCTACGTGATGCCGAAATCAAAGACTTCGGCGAAGTCATGGCTGACGTCAAAGCCGGCGACACTCGCGAAACCGAACTCGAAGTTTCTGCAGAAGCCGATCAGATCGAAATGCGTGGCGAAAAGGTCAAAGCGACTTTCACCGTGAAGACCGTCAAGTTCATCCAGCCTCCGGAAATCAACGAAGAGCTGCTGGAACGGATCGGTGCCGAATCGGAAGAAGAACTCCGCGAAGAAATCAAAAACATCCTGGAACGTCAGGTGACTTACGAGCAGCGTCAGTCTACCCGTACCCAGGTTCTGGAAAAGATCACCGAGTCTGCCGACTGGGATCTGCCGGAAACACTGGTTTCCAAGCAGGTTGAAAACGCACTGCGTCGGGAAATCCTCGAAATGCAGCAGGCCGGCTTCTCCCGTCAGGATATCCAGGCTCGCGAAAACGAACTGCGTCAGCAGGCGATTTCCAGCACACGTCAGGCACTCAAAGAGCACTTCGTGCTGGACAAGATTGCCACGACCGAAAACCTGATGGTCGATCCTTCTGAAATCGACATGGAAATCTACTACATGGCGATGCAGCAGGGTGAAAGCCCCCGTCGCGTTCGGGCTCGTATGGTCAAATCCGGTATGATTGAAAACCTGGAAGCTCAGCTGCGTGAGCGTAAAGCGGTTGACGTCATCCTGGAAAAAGCTGAATACAAAGAAACCGAGATGAAGAAGCCAGAGGAAAACAAAGTCTCTGCTATCGCTCGCTCGGTCTGCTCCAGCTTCGCCGGCTCCGCTGCGGAAGCTGAAGAGGAAGAAGCGGCAGAAGAAGAAGGCGAAGAATAA